In Caldanaerobius fijiensis DSM 17918, a single window of DNA contains:
- a CDS encoding ABC transporter substrate-binding protein codes for MKKSKILSIVLSAALLVSLLAGCSTKSSNTGNSNTTTSAKGSETVKITFLNSKGEIQTQLEDAAKAFTKENPNITVEVLPAPAGQSPFEKVMAMYSAGNAPTLAMLDPGDIAKFKDKFLDLSGEKWVADAIDWTLSVARVDGKVIAFPLAVEGYGFIYNKAVLDKAFGGNFDPKSIRTRNDLENAFKKVEASGVKALEISPMDWSLGAHFLTIAYADQSKDPAQVDKFLADMKAGKVDLANNKVFNGLMDTFDMMKKYNIDKNDPLSPTYDRGPELIGKGEVGFWFMGNWAWPQIKTFDTNGQYGFIPVPISNNPGDYGNSQIAVGPSKFIGIDKTQNNAAQQDAAKKFLNWLVYSQAGQDALVNKANVIPAFKNITLEPQDPLAKSIKQYMEEGNTLKLEFNTILPSDHWSKLGASMQKYLAGKIDRKGLIGEITDYWKNVK; via the coding sequence ATGAAAAAGTCAAAAATTTTATCAATCGTATTGTCAGCCGCTTTATTAGTTTCACTTCTGGCGGGTTGCAGTACAAAAAGTAGCAACACAGGGAACAGCAATACAACAACATCCGCCAAAGGTTCAGAAACCGTTAAAATTACTTTTCTAAACTCCAAGGGAGAAATTCAAACCCAGTTAGAAGATGCAGCTAAAGCTTTTACCAAAGAGAATCCCAACATAACAGTTGAGGTACTTCCTGCACCAGCCGGTCAGTCGCCTTTTGAAAAGGTTATGGCGATGTATTCTGCAGGCAATGCCCCCACATTGGCGATGCTGGATCCGGGTGATATAGCTAAATTCAAAGATAAATTTTTAGATCTAAGCGGTGAGAAATGGGTTGCGGATGCGATCGATTGGACTTTAAGTGTAGCCAGAGTAGATGGGAAGGTTATTGCATTTCCATTAGCAGTAGAGGGATATGGCTTTATTTACAATAAGGCTGTATTGGATAAGGCTTTCGGTGGGAACTTTGATCCAAAGTCAATAAGAACCAGAAATGATTTGGAGAATGCTTTTAAAAAGGTAGAAGCATCGGGCGTGAAAGCCCTTGAGATATCTCCGATGGACTGGTCTTTAGGCGCACACTTTTTGACAATAGCGTATGCCGACCAGTCGAAAGATCCTGCTCAAGTAGATAAATTCTTGGCAGATATGAAAGCAGGAAAAGTTGATTTAGCAAACAATAAAGTATTTAACGGTTTAATGGATACTTTCGATATGATGAAAAAATACAACATAGACAAAAATGATCCTCTATCTCCAACCTATGACAGAGGCCCTGAACTTATAGGAAAAGGGGAAGTCGGCTTCTGGTTTATGGGAAACTGGGCATGGCCTCAAATAAAGACTTTTGATACTAATGGTCAATATGGATTTATACCTGTGCCCATAAGCAATAATCCTGGCGACTATGGTAATTCACAGATAGCTGTAGGTCCATCGAAGTTTATAGGAATAGATAAGACACAGAACAATGCCGCTCAACAGGATGCCGCTAAGAAATTCTTGAATTGGTTAGTTTACAGCCAGGCAGGCCAGGATGCTCTTGTGAACAAAGCCAATGTTATACCTGCTTTTAAAAATATTACATTAGAGCCACAGGATCCCTTGGCCAAATCTATAAAACAGTATATGGAGGAAGGTAATACACTAAAATTGGAATTTAATACTATATTGCCTTCAGATCATTGGTCAAAGCTGGGTGCTTCTATGCAGAAATATTTGGCCGGCAAAATAGATCGCAAGGGCCTGATAGGCGAAATAACCGATTACTGGAAAAATGTAAAATAG
- a CDS encoding uroporphyrinogen decarboxylase family protein, whose product MAKMTPRERAIKALTLQQPDYVPTMELEFQLTEEMFGESYMSEKDLNRGISKEEIIDHNARLLAKVVEYFDYAIVMVCYGVPHFPDEDYTDTLIKMQKKTREYLSEDRLFVCHGDATYAIPDGNTMLDFVYSLVDRPDEMKENARRMVERELERDKRLIDGGFDGFALCSDYAFNRGSFLSPAMFSEFVTPYLAKLIEGQRQMGAYVIKHTDGDIMPIIDQIIDCKPHALHSLDPQGGIDIAEIKKKYGDKVCLIGNVNCALMQTGTKEQILESARYAMENGKPGGGYIFSTSNVAFKGMPLESYLLIHDYYLKNRYY is encoded by the coding sequence ATGGCTAAAATGACGCCCAGGGAAAGGGCAATAAAAGCTCTGACACTGCAGCAGCCCGACTATGTGCCGACCATGGAGCTGGAGTTTCAGCTTACCGAGGAGATGTTTGGGGAAAGCTACATGAGTGAAAAGGACCTGAACAGGGGGATATCTAAAGAGGAAATCATAGACCACAATGCCAGGCTTTTGGCTAAAGTGGTGGAGTATTTTGATTACGCAATAGTCATGGTATGTTATGGCGTACCTCATTTCCCTGATGAAGACTATACGGATACCCTTATAAAGATGCAAAAGAAAACCAGGGAATATTTGAGCGAGGATAGACTTTTTGTATGCCATGGTGATGCTACCTATGCCATTCCCGATGGCAATACCATGCTGGACTTTGTTTACAGCCTGGTGGATCGCCCTGATGAGATGAAAGAAAATGCCAGAAGGATGGTAGAAAGGGAACTAGAGAGAGATAAGCGCCTTATTGACGGAGGATTTGATGGTTTTGCCCTTTGTTCTGATTATGCCTTTAATCGTGGTTCATTTCTCTCTCCGGCGATGTTTAGTGAGTTTGTAACGCCATATCTGGCGAAACTCATCGAAGGACAGAGGCAGATGGGTGCTTATGTCATAAAGCACACCGACGGAGATATCATGCCTATCATCGACCAGATTATAGATTGCAAACCCCATGCGCTGCATTCGCTGGATCCTCAAGGAGGCATAGATATAGCCGAGATAAAGAAAAAATATGGCGATAAGGTTTGCTTGATAGGAAATGTAAACTGTGCCCTCATGCAGACAGGGACAAAAGAGCAAATTTTAGAAAGTGCCAGGTATGCTATGGAAAACGGTAAGCCTGGTGGAGGATATATTTTCTCCACGTCCAATGTGGCATTTAAGGGTATGCCCCTGGAAAGTTATCTCCTGATACACGATTATTACTTAAAAAATAGATATTATTAA
- a CDS encoding carbohydrate ABC transporter permease, giving the protein MNQEKSFLDKFKTYLIFAGPTTVAFFTVIIFPFLFGIYLTFTDWNGISGSHSYVGFSNYLQVFKDKVFWTSFLLTIKYVFFTVILINVIAFFLAYILTSGIRGQNFFRAGFFTPNLIGGILLGFIWQFIFSNILVYLGKKFNIPIFSSSWLSDPNKAFWTLVIVTVWQYSGYMMIIYIAGFMNIPKDLLEAASIDGANAYHRLRHIVLPLMIPSFTVCVFLSLQRGFMVYDINLSLTNGGPFKSTELISMYVYNTAFLSQQYGVGQAEAFFLFLMVAIVTLAQVYFSKKMEVEA; this is encoded by the coding sequence ATGAATCAAGAGAAGAGTTTTTTAGATAAATTTAAAACTTATTTGATATTTGCTGGGCCAACAACTGTTGCATTTTTTACCGTGATAATATTTCCCTTCCTGTTTGGTATATATTTGACCTTTACTGATTGGAATGGGATATCTGGCTCGCATTCTTATGTAGGATTTTCAAATTACCTGCAAGTGTTTAAGGATAAGGTGTTTTGGACCTCATTTTTATTGACGATAAAATATGTATTTTTTACTGTGATACTTATTAACGTCATAGCGTTCTTTTTAGCGTATATATTGACAAGCGGTATCAGAGGCCAGAACTTTTTCAGAGCGGGGTTTTTTACTCCTAACCTGATTGGAGGAATATTATTAGGGTTCATATGGCAGTTTATATTTTCAAACATTTTGGTGTATTTAGGCAAAAAATTTAATATACCGATATTTTCCTCTTCATGGCTGTCAGATCCGAATAAGGCCTTTTGGACATTGGTGATTGTAACGGTCTGGCAGTATTCCGGGTATATGATGATAATATATATAGCGGGTTTTATGAATATTCCAAAGGACTTGCTAGAAGCAGCAAGCATAGATGGCGCTAATGCTTACCATAGATTGAGACACATAGTGCTCCCACTGATGATTCCATCGTTTACCGTTTGCGTATTCTTATCCTTACAGAGAGGTTTTATGGTTTACGATATCAACCTGTCCTTGACAAATGGGGGACCTTTTAAGAGCACTGAATTGATATCAATGTATGTATATAACACTGCATTCTTAAGTCAGCAATATGGTGTTGGTCAGGCAGAGGCCTTCTTCTTATTTTTAATGGTGGCAATTGTCACTCTGGCCCAGGTGTACTTTAGCAAGAAGATGGAGGTAGAGGCTTGA
- a CDS encoding S-layer homology domain-containing protein, whose amino-acid sequence MKTSRVLIIIFCILLLIATLLPLPIYAAASEPSSWAAPAVEWCKLNNLAEGIFYSDYQKYITREEIAMLFVKAYDFLEPSDEVVDSDYPFVDKYTPMYKEYIQKAYQLGIVSGYGNNTFGALDNVTREQMSVMLVRFLNMVILGGIDYSGYLFYGDGFSDSQKISPWARDSMLYLYHLGIIKGVSGDRIDPKGYVTREQAMVIVYRLLTNDSIISNIQSNLYNSKNLYTVKSYDDVKKAIVSALMNGDERIYLKSEGGYVIKDEDVLNLFLQHDMYASSIEYGPVDRVYYIKFNYGIGEEQVKKTISKAKEIISQIIKPGMTDYEKELAIHDYIVTHTKYDYDNFLKDTIPEESYTAYGVLINGVGVCQGYASAMHMLLMLAGIDNVIVTGTAKNDSFSGGHAWNIVKIGGKYYHVDATWDDPVVIGGSELLSHKYFNLSDTEMSKDHDWDKSLYPACN is encoded by the coding sequence GTGAAAACATCCAGGGTATTAATTATCATTTTTTGCATATTGCTTTTGATTGCCACACTGCTTCCATTGCCAATATATGCAGCTGCTTCTGAGCCCAGCTCTTGGGCAGCACCTGCTGTTGAATGGTGTAAGCTTAACAATCTCGCTGAAGGCATTTTTTACAGCGATTATCAAAAGTATATAACAAGAGAAGAAATAGCCATGCTTTTTGTAAAGGCGTATGATTTCCTTGAGCCTTCAGACGAAGTTGTTGACAGTGATTATCCGTTTGTAGACAAATATACGCCGATGTATAAAGAATATATACAAAAAGCATATCAGCTGGGGATAGTAAGTGGTTATGGCAATAATACATTCGGCGCTTTGGACAATGTTACAAGAGAACAGATGTCGGTGATGCTCGTCAGGTTTTTAAACATGGTTATACTTGGTGGAATTGATTACAGTGGGTATTTATTCTATGGCGATGGGTTTAGCGACAGCCAGAAAATATCCCCTTGGGCCAGAGATTCTATGCTGTATTTATATCATTTGGGAATAATTAAAGGGGTTTCTGGCGATAGAATTGACCCTAAAGGCTATGTGACAAGAGAACAGGCAATGGTTATAGTATATAGGCTGCTGACCAACGATTCTATTATATCAAATATCCAATCAAACCTGTATAATTCAAAAAATCTATATACTGTTAAATCATATGATGACGTTAAAAAAGCAATAGTATCAGCTCTTATGAATGGCGATGAAAGAATTTATTTAAAAAGCGAAGGTGGATATGTGATAAAAGATGAGGATGTACTAAATCTGTTCCTTCAGCATGATATGTATGCTTCGAGTATTGAGTACGGCCCTGTGGATAGGGTGTATTATATAAAATTTAATTATGGCATTGGAGAAGAACAGGTAAAAAAAACCATCAGCAAGGCCAAAGAAATAATAAGCCAGATAATAAAACCTGGTATGACAGATTATGAAAAAGAATTGGCTATACACGATTATATAGTGACACATACCAAGTATGATTATGATAATTTCTTGAAAGATACCATTCCAGAAGAATCCTATACAGCGTACGGTGTTTTAATAAACGGTGTGGGTGTATGTCAGGGGTATGCCAGCGCTATGCATATGCTTCTTATGCTGGCGGGTATTGACAATGTGATTGTCACAGGTACAGCTAAAAATGATTCTTTTTCAGGAGGCCATGCCTGGAATATCGTAAAGATTGGAGGAAAATATTATCACGTTGACGCCACATGGGATGATCCTGTTGTTATCGGAGGTAGTGAATTACTAAGTCATAAATACTTTAATCTAAGCGATACTGAGATGTCTAAGGATCATGATTGGGATAAGAGTCTCTACCCTGCGTGCAATTAA
- a CDS encoding VOC family protein, whose product MGNNEKIGGGGFHHVALRVKNFDESLKFYVDGLGFKPAITWGEGDNRAAMLDTGDGNFIELFAGGTDGPKPEGVILHIAFRTDNCDKAIEQARKAGAEITMEPTDVEIKGSETLPIRVGFCKGPDGEVLEFFQYR is encoded by the coding sequence GTGGGCAATAATGAAAAAATCGGTGGCGGTGGTTTCCACCACGTGGCGCTACGGGTCAAAAATTTTGATGAAAGCTTGAAGTTTTATGTGGATGGCTTGGGATTTAAGCCGGCTATTACGTGGGGCGAGGGTGACAACCGCGCGGCTATGCTGGATACCGGTGATGGCAACTTCATTGAACTTTTTGCAGGCGGGACTGATGGGCCAAAGCCTGAAGGTGTGATTTTGCATATAGCGTTTAGAACAGACAATTGCGATAAAGCCATAGAACAGGCCAGAAAAGCCGGTGCTGAGATAACTATGGAACCGACAGATGTGGAGATAAAGGGGTCAGAGACATTACCCATAAGAGTTGGTTTCTGCAAAGGGCCTGATGGCGAGGTATTGGAGTTTTTCCAGTATAGATGA
- a CDS encoding carbohydrate kinase family protein, translating into MLDFNDSIKFDEKENDLLTVGEMLVDMISADYSEDFECDTYNKFFGGSPANIAMNARRLGIKSIIASAVGKDGLGDFLIKRLEQCGIDTSYINRVDCSTSMVLVTKSKSSPTPIFYRAADYNIVYSKQLEQAVQNSKIVHFSSWPISRKPARDTIEAIIEEARRNKVLLCYDPNYHPMIWEKGHDGLSYIKSIIGKVDIVKPSEDDARRIFGEDTPENQLNKFLGLGAKLVIMTLGKNGAIVSNGRETKKFNTLATEVVDTTGAGDAFWSGFYSGLIKGYTLEKSLKLGFAVSAYKLRYTGAVVELPNLEEIKILFGI; encoded by the coding sequence ATGTTAGATTTTAATGACAGTATAAAATTTGATGAGAAAGAAAATGACCTTTTAACCGTAGGTGAAATGTTGGTAGATATGATTTCAGCTGATTATAGTGAAGATTTTGAATGTGACACATACAATAAATTTTTTGGCGGTTCTCCGGCAAATATCGCTATGAATGCCAGGAGGTTAGGGATAAAGTCAATAATTGCTTCAGCAGTGGGGAAAGATGGATTGGGTGACTTCTTAATAAAACGCCTGGAGCAATGTGGAATTGATACCAGCTATATAAATAGAGTTGACTGTTCTACGAGCATGGTATTGGTCACCAAGAGTAAAAGCAGTCCTACGCCTATTTTTTATAGGGCAGCGGATTATAACATAGTGTATTCGAAGCAGCTTGAGCAAGCGGTACAAAACTCTAAAATAGTGCACTTCTCAAGCTGGCCTATTTCAAGAAAACCAGCAAGGGATACTATAGAAGCGATAATAGAAGAAGCTAGAAGGAATAAGGTATTGTTATGCTATGACCCAAACTATCATCCGATGATCTGGGAAAAGGGCCATGATGGATTAAGCTATATAAAATCCATTATAGGCAAGGTTGACATAGTGAAGCCATCAGAGGATGATGCCAGGAGGATATTTGGCGAGGATACTCCGGAGAACCAGCTTAACAAGTTTTTAGGTCTGGGAGCTAAGTTAGTAATAATGACGCTGGGCAAAAATGGAGCTATAGTATCCAATGGCAGGGAAACAAAGAAATTCAATACGCTGGCCACTGAGGTAGTTGATACCACAGGGGCAGGTGATGCTTTCTGGTCCGGTTTTTACAGTGGCCTGATAAAAGGCTATACGCTGGAAAAGTCCCTTAAGCTGGGCTTTGCGGTAAGTGCTTATAAATTGAGATACACAGGAGCCGTTGTCGAATTGCCAAATTTAGAAGAGATAAAAATCCTGTTTGGTATATAG
- a CDS encoding MFS transporter: MDIAKKYYKRNAFLIFIDPALFMNGMTFLSITAVIPYFLIKLGATNTQISLANVLVSLGTLIPQLFIARVVQGMRYKGVNFTKVLLVQRLIFAAYVFTIPFFAVSNPRAAVIMFLIFWGIFSFFVGTYSPFYFSIMTKVIPYDKRGSLLGNSYAFGSITGLISSYLLNLFLNNIKFPLNYTVIFFVGIFILIVDALLFAIIKEPPDEAIEDDNGIIEFFKEIPLIFKTNKNFRNAVISYVFIVIANVSLSYYAVYATRVFHARPSDIAAFTAISLATNVVSNVILGQISSKFGQRTVLMISTILGIFAGLSVLLVKNMLGVFVAFSLSTVVNSGYMLSSGILISKYAEQSKISTYVAINNTITMFFSTLMFMISGKLIDAFGFMTIFTISLISATAAFLQLKYKVVDN; this comes from the coding sequence ATGGATATAGCAAAGAAGTATTATAAGCGCAATGCTTTCTTGATATTTATCGATCCAGCACTGTTCATGAACGGAATGACGTTTCTATCTATAACAGCGGTCATACCTTATTTTTTGATAAAGCTGGGGGCAACGAATACGCAGATAAGCCTTGCCAATGTGCTGGTAAGCCTGGGGACTCTCATACCGCAGCTGTTTATTGCCAGAGTAGTACAGGGTATGAGATATAAGGGCGTAAATTTTACCAAAGTGCTGCTGGTACAGAGGCTTATATTTGCAGCGTATGTCTTTACCATTCCTTTTTTTGCCGTCAGCAATCCTCGTGCAGCGGTTATCATGTTTTTAATTTTTTGGGGTATATTTAGCTTTTTTGTAGGTACATATTCGCCTTTTTATTTTAGCATAATGACAAAGGTTATCCCTTACGATAAAAGAGGTAGTCTATTGGGTAATTCATATGCTTTTGGAAGCATCACAGGACTTATATCGTCATATTTATTAAATTTGTTTTTAAATAATATTAAATTCCCGCTTAATTATACCGTGATATTTTTTGTGGGTATATTTATACTTATTGTTGACGCATTGTTGTTTGCAATCATTAAGGAGCCACCTGATGAAGCAATAGAAGATGATAATGGTATAATAGAGTTTTTTAAGGAGATACCTTTGATATTTAAAACCAATAAAAACTTTAGAAATGCGGTTATAAGTTATGTGTTCATAGTAATAGCAAATGTATCGCTTTCGTATTATGCCGTGTATGCCACCAGGGTTTTTCACGCAAGGCCTTCAGACATAGCTGCGTTTACTGCTATTTCATTAGCAACTAATGTGGTGAGCAATGTGATATTGGGCCAGATTTCTTCAAAATTTGGACAAAGGACAGTTTTGATGATATCCACAATTTTGGGCATATTTGCTGGTTTAAGCGTCCTGCTTGTCAAGAATATGCTGGGCGTATTTGTGGCATTCTCTTTAAGTACGGTGGTCAACAGTGGATATATGCTCTCCAGCGGTATACTGATATCAAAGTACGCTGAGCAAAGCAAGATATCTACATATGTGGCTATAAACAATACCATAACGATGTTCTTTTCTACCCTTATGTTTATGATAAGCGGTAAACTGATAGACGCCTTTGGTTTTATGACGATATTTACTATAAGTTTGATATCTGCTACAGCTGCATTTTTGCAGCTGAAGTATAAAGTAGTAGATAATTAA
- a CDS encoding PIN domain-containing protein, protein MVIIDANIALRYLLDDVPELANKAAEVLENNEIYIPNEVFAEIIYVLEKIYKIEREEIASILGDFIQIDNINVTDINLLLEALKLYKVRTLDFVDTLLYSYKKLKKYEVCTFDQKLKKLIENLGE, encoded by the coding sequence ATGGTAATAATTGATGCTAATATAGCGTTAAGGTATTTGCTTGACGATGTTCCAGAATTAGCTAATAAAGCTGCAGAGGTATTGGAAAACAATGAGATTTATATACCCAATGAAGTTTTTGCTGAAATTATATATGTGTTGGAGAAGATATATAAAATAGAAAGAGAAGAAATCGCTTCGATATTAGGGGATTTTATACAAATTGACAATATAAATGTTACAGATATAAATTTATTGCTGGAAGCTCTTAAATTATATAAAGTGCGAACGCTTGATTTTGTTGATACGTTATTATACTCGTATAAAAAACTTAAGAAATATGAGGTTTGTACATTTGATCAGAAATTAAAAAAACTTATAGAGAATTTGGGAGAATAG
- a CDS encoding glycoside hydrolase family 32 protein — MNKLDEAEKYIKANKERLNKQYRLEYHLMGEYGWINDPNGFIQYKGKYHLFYQHYPFDAVWGPMHWGHAISEDLIKWHYAPLALAPDEEYDKDGCFSGSAIEKDDKLYLVYTGNIHTGADGGEYKQVQNLAYSEDGVHFKKYDKNPVIGQEQIPERASKRDFRDPKVFKKGQYYYVVLGSNDGMGNGQVLLYRSLDLKQWEFVNILAKGDETMGYNWECPDLFELDGKGVLIVSAQHMKARGNDFNNPNSVIYFIGDLDIEKGVFQLGDCHAVDYGFDFYAPQTTLDKLGRRLIVAWMDMWEMPMPTQERGHNWAGAMTLPREIVRVGDRLYFKPIEEIKNYRKNHYHLRNIKINGEKYLDTISECYELEIEFDAGEAREFGVKVRKGKEEETILCYSRDESLFIFNRDKSGIGPKGERKTNIALKNNKLKLRIFVDRCSVEVFINDGEKTMTGRIYPGKESLNISVFSKGECSITRLDKWDIAVLP; from the coding sequence ATGAATAAATTGGATGAAGCCGAAAAGTATATAAAGGCTAATAAGGAAAGATTAAATAAGCAGTATAGATTAGAATATCATCTTATGGGTGAATATGGATGGATCAATGATCCCAATGGATTTATTCAGTACAAAGGTAAGTATCACTTATTTTATCAGCATTATCCCTTTGATGCGGTTTGGGGTCCCATGCATTGGGGACATGCCATCAGCGAGGATCTGATCAAATGGCACTATGCGCCATTAGCTTTGGCGCCGGACGAAGAATACGATAAAGATGGTTGCTTTTCAGGCAGCGCCATTGAGAAGGATGATAAGCTATATCTTGTGTATACCGGCAATATACACACAGGTGCTGATGGAGGAGAGTATAAGCAGGTGCAGAACCTTGCCTATTCAGAGGATGGAGTGCATTTTAAAAAGTATGATAAAAATCCTGTAATAGGACAGGAACAGATACCAGAGAGAGCCAGTAAAAGAGATTTCAGGGATCCAAAGGTATTCAAAAAAGGCCAATATTACTATGTGGTGCTGGGATCAAATGACGGAATGGGCAATGGCCAGGTGTTATTGTACAGGTCGTTGGATCTAAAGCAGTGGGAATTTGTAAATATTTTAGCTAAAGGCGATGAAACCATGGGGTATAATTGGGAGTGCCCGGATTTGTTTGAACTGGATGGGAAAGGCGTACTCATTGTATCGGCTCAACACATGAAGGCTAGAGGAAATGACTTTAATAATCCCAATTCAGTCATCTATTTTATTGGAGACCTGGACATAGAAAAAGGTGTATTTCAGCTTGGCGATTGTCATGCTGTGGATTATGGTTTTGATTTTTATGCGCCGCAAACTACCCTTGATAAACTTGGAAGAAGGCTTATAGTGGCATGGATGGATATGTGGGAGATGCCTATGCCGACACAAGAAAGAGGCCACAATTGGGCAGGAGCTATGACGCTGCCAAGGGAGATCGTAAGGGTTGGAGATAGATTGTACTTTAAGCCCATTGAAGAAATAAAGAACTATAGAAAAAATCATTACCATTTGAGAAACATTAAAATAAATGGAGAAAAGTACTTAGATACCATCAGCGAATGCTATGAGCTTGAAATAGAGTTTGATGCTGGTGAAGCAAGGGAATTTGGCGTCAAGGTAAGAAAAGGAAAAGAGGAAGAGACAATTTTATGCTACAGCAGAGATGAAAGCCTGTTTATATTTAACCGCGACAAATCCGGGATAGGGCCAAAAGGAGAAAGAAAAACAAATATAGCATTAAAAAATAATAAGCTAAAGCTCAGAATATTTGTCGACAGATGCTCCGTCGAGGTATTTATAAATGATGGGGAAAAAACGATGACCGGAAGAATATATCCCGGCAAAGAATCACTGAACATATCAGTGTTTTCTAAAGGAGAGTGTAGCATTACTCGTTTAGACAAATGGGATATCGCCGTATTGCCGTAG
- a CDS encoding carbohydrate ABC transporter permease: protein MKRSNFIVNIIKFVFLGVLLVLYVFPFFIVLINSFKDRKEILTNPLALASKLNFSNYTEAFSKMNYIHGFINSLIITVFSVLLITILSSMTAYIFARKKWKFNQFMFFLMVASMIIPFQGIMIPLVKIYGSIGMLNSKWALIYMYVGFGASLAVFMYHGFIKSIPLELEEAAIIDGCNQLQTYFKIVFPLLKPVTMTIAILDILWIWNDFLLPSLVLMVPEQRTLPLSVFYFYGTYTIEYGLATAGLVLAIIPVIIVYIIMQKHIIKGVLQGSIK, encoded by the coding sequence ATGAAAAGAAGCAATTTTATAGTTAATATAATAAAATTCGTGTTTTTAGGCGTCTTACTGGTATTGTATGTATTTCCTTTTTTCATAGTTTTAATTAATTCCTTTAAAGATAGAAAGGAAATACTTACCAACCCATTGGCATTGGCCAGTAAGCTTAACTTCAGCAATTATACAGAGGCCTTTAGTAAAATGAATTATATACACGGCTTTATAAATTCTTTAATTATTACGGTTTTTAGTGTCCTTCTTATTACAATTTTATCATCAATGACCGCTTATATATTTGCAAGGAAAAAGTGGAAGTTCAATCAATTTATGTTCTTCCTTATGGTAGCATCTATGATCATACCTTTTCAGGGTATAATGATACCACTTGTTAAAATATATGGTTCTATAGGCATGCTGAACAGTAAATGGGCGCTAATATATATGTATGTAGGCTTTGGTGCGTCTTTAGCGGTATTTATGTATCATGGATTTATTAAGAGTATACCTTTAGAGCTGGAAGAAGCAGCTATAATAGATGGATGCAATCAATTGCAAACCTATTTTAAAATCGTATTTCCTCTTTTAAAGCCAGTGACAATGACAATAGCAATACTGGATATTTTATGGATATGGAATGACTTCCTGCTGCCATCCCTGGTGTTGATGGTACCAGAACAGAGAACTTTACCGTTATCCGTTTTTTATTTCTATGGGACCTATACAATTGAGTACGGGCTTGCTACGGCAGGGCTTGTGCTGGCGATAATTCCGGTTATAATTGTATATATAATAATGCAGAAACATATTATAAAAGGCGTTTTACAGGGTTCAATAAAATAA